Within the Echinicola sp. 20G genome, the region GGCTCGACTCATATCATATCTTTCATCCATTCTACCTCTAAACATAAATACCTGCCTGGGATCGGCTGTTTTTTGTTCGCCAAGAAAAGCATGACCTTGCATCCAGTTGGGGATGTCTTCCCCAATGATACTCATGAGAGTGGGAGCAAGATCGACAAAACTCACCATTCGATCAACCTTATCGCCTGCGTTTAAGGCTGGAAAAATAGATTTGTACTTTTGAGGTATTCGGACAATCATGGGGATTCTAGTACCGGATTCATAGACAAAACGTTTGCTTCTTCCTAACACCCCACCATGGTCGCCAAAGTAAAAGACAATAGTGTTTTCCAAAAGCCCCTCGTCTTCCAATTCCTGTAGTTTCTCTCCTAACCAAGTATCCATATCTTCGATTTTGTCATAATACTGGGCCCAATCGTGGCGCATTTCTGGCGTGTCGGGGTGATAAGGGGGAAGCTTTACCTTTGCCGGGTCATGTCGGAGACTTTTATTGGGTATGGATTTATGGATGCTACTTTCGTGACTAATGGTATTGTTAAAAACAGCAAAAAAAGGTTTGCCAGCAGGTCTGTTTTTGTAATGGGCCTTTCTGGAACTTTCATCCCAAATATCTGCGGCTTGTTCAGGATCCATATTATAGTCCTCTTTACTATTATTGGTGCAATAGTATCCTGCTTTTCTGAGCAATTCCGGTAGCAATTGGATGATGTCAGATTTTGGATAATGACTTCGCATATGCTGATTGCCCCCAGAATTGGCATAAACACCCGTGATGATGGTGTTTCGGGCTGGCGCACAGACAGGAGCATTGGCATAAGCATGCGTATAAAGAAAGCCTTCGCTCGCCAAATGATCCATATTAGGCGTAGTGGCAAACTGGTCACCATAACAGCCAGCAAATGGACTATTGTCTTCACTGGTTAGCCAAATAATATTGGGAAGGTCTTTTGTTTGTCCCATAAGAGGACTTGAAAACAAAAAGATTACCGGAGCAAATAGGAATATGATGGGCTTGAACATTGATAAATATAATCAACTATTGAAAATCAGTTTCTT harbors:
- a CDS encoding sulfatase, translating into MGQTKDLPNIIWLTSEDNSPFAGCYGDQFATTPNMDHLASEGFLYTHAYANAPVCAPARNTIITGVYANSGGNQHMRSHYPKSDIIQLLPELLRKAGYYCTNNSKEDYNMDPEQAADIWDESSRKAHYKNRPAGKPFFAVFNNTISHESSIHKSIPNKSLRHDPAKVKLPPYHPDTPEMRHDWAQYYDKIEDMDTWLGEKLQELEDEGLLENTIVFYFGDHGGVLGRSKRFVYESGTRIPMIVRIPQKYKSIFPALNAGDKVDRMVSFVDLAPTLMSIIGEDIPNWMQGHAFLGEQKTADPRQVFMFRGRMDERYDMSRAIRTPRYRYIINYMPHRIYGQHINYLWKAPSMVSWEQAYLNGQCNDYQSAFWEPKPFEELYDTESDPWEVNNLAADPAYADILDSLRKETRNWSLQIKDTGFIPETERNILYPNGSLYDYMQTLPSETLEFWVDVANMAAAGQVKNLQKLFELLDNQDPVVRYWAATGILILGDKAKPFAQKIMDKMSDQSPAVTPVISEYLYSNGQQNEGLKYLKQCIGSPELFSRVQALNVVDIQDINQKEVQQSLENMLLLYPDNDAPDRYDLRLVQWLKDKWSK